A window of Sinimarinibacterium sp. NLF-5-8 genomic DNA:
TTGCAACGAACAGGTTTACGGCGCGCGCCTGGGCGTGGACATGGTGGACAAAGCCGGGGGTCATGCCTGGCTGATCATCGACAAAACCCTGCGCAAGCTCGCCATCAAGGAAGCCCTGTTTGGCAAATACTGGTTCTTTCAAACCATCCCCGCGCTGTTTTTAATGCTGTTTGCCAAGCGCGCGAAAACCCCTGAAGCACTGGCCGCCAAAATCGGCATGCCGCCACAGGCCCTCAAAAACACCGTTGCCGATTACAACGCCAGCGCCGACGGCTCGCGCGAAGACGCCATGCGCAAGAGTGTGGACATGCGCCACAAGCTCGAAGGCACGCTCTACGCAATGGATATTTCCGCCGACAAAAAAACCTTTCCCTGCCCGTCCATCACTCTCGGCGGCCTGGAAGTGGACGAATCCAGCAACGCAGTGATCGACGCCAACGGCCAACCCATCAAAGGGCTGTACGCCGCCGGTCGCACCGCACTGGGCGTGGCCTCCAATGGCTACGTCAGCGGCCTGTCTTTGGCCGACTGCCTGTGGTCGGGCCGCCGCGCCGGCACGCACGCCGCACAAAACTAATCACACCCCGCACGAGGAGAATCCCATGGGTCGCGTACAAGACAAGGTTGCCATCATCACCGGCGCTGCCAGCGGCGTTGGCAAAGAAGATGCCCTGCTGCTGGCGCGCGAGGGCGCGCGCGTGGTGCTCACCGACGTCAACGAAGACGCGGGCCGCGCGGTGGCACAACAGATTGGCGACGCCGCGCTGTTCATCCGCCACGACATTGCCAGCGAAGCCGACTGGCAAGCCGTCATCAGTCAGACCGAAGCGCACTTTGGCGGCGTTGACGTGCTGGTTAACAACGCCGCGATCCTGGTGCAGGCCACCATTGAAGACACTTCGCTGGAACTGTGGCAGCGCATCCAGAAAATCAATTCAGACGGCTACTTTCTGGGCTGCAAGTACGGCCTGGAGGCGATGAAGAAGCGCCCCGGCGGCTCTATCGTCAATATGTCGTCAATGGCCGGGATCGGCGGCGTCTCCAGCTTTTGCGCCTACAGCGCCTCCAAGGCCGCCGTGGCCGGGTTGACCCGCTCGGTGGCCGCGCATTGCCGCGCGCAGCTTTACCCGATTCGCTGCAATTCGATCCACCCTGACGGCATCGCCACCCCCATGGTTTTCAATCTGCACAAGGAACGCGGCGCCAGCTCGTCCTATGTGCGCGAAAAAGACCCCAAGCAGTTGCAGGCGCGCTTTGCCCAGCCCGCTGACATTGCCAATCTGGTGCTATTTTTGGCGTCTGACGAATCGCGTTTCATCAATGGCGCTGAACTGCGCATCGACAATGGCTATCTGATGTGGGCTGACTGATCCCCCATCATCCCCTTCCCCTGGCGCGTGCAGGCTCTCCGTGGCCTGCCCTCGCTGTTTTTGCTTTTTTCAGAACCATGACGCACACCGTACCTGCCGCTTTTGCCGAATCCGTTGCCGCCCATCCCAATCGCACTGCGGTGATTGGCGAAGACGGCGTGGCCCTGAGCTATGCCGAGCTGGATCGTCTGCGTCTGCGCGCCGCGCGCGCGCTGATTGCGCTGGGGATTCAAAAAGGTGATCGCATCGCCATCTGGGCGCCCAACGATGTGGAATGGATCATCGCCGGGCTGGCAATTCACACCGTGGGCGCGGTGCTGGTACCGGTCAACACCCGCATGAAAGGCGCGGAAGCGGCTTATCTGCTGGAAAAAAGCAAGGCCAAACTGCTGTTCAGCATCGGCGAGTTTCTGGGGCATTACATGCCTGCACTGCTCGAAGGCCATCGCCCGGCCACGCTGCAACACATCGTCGTCATCGGGCAAGCGCGCGCCGAAGATCTGAGCTGGGCGGCTTTCCTCCAAAAATGCGAAACCTGTGACAACGACGATGCGCTGGCGATGGCCGCCGCCGTGCAGCCTGATGACGTCATGGACATCCTGTTCACCTCCGGCACCACCGGCCATCCCAAAGGCGTGGTGACCCTGCACGAACAAAACCTGCGCACCATCCGCGCATGGTCCAAAGCCGTGGGGCTGACCGGCGATGACCGCTATCTGATCGTCAACCCGTTCTTTCACTCGTTCGGCTACAAGGTCGGCTGGGTCGGTGCGCTGATTGCCGGTTGCACCGTTTTGCCTCATGCGGTGTTTGACGCCAAAGCCATCCTCAAGCGCATCGAGCACGATCGGGTTTCGGTGATCCCCGGCCCGCCGACACTGTTCATCTCGATTCTCAACGATCCCAATCTGGCCAGCACCAACCTGTCGTCACTGCGCGCCACCATCACCGGCGCCGCAGCGATTGCCCCCAGCCTGATCGAACGCATCCGTAACGAACTCGGCTTCAAGGTCGTGCTCACCGGCTACGGCATGACCGAAACCTGCGGCGTCATCTCGCTGTGCGACGCCAGCGACAGCGCCGAAACCATCGCCCTGACCTCCGGCAAGGCCATCGCCGGCATCGAAATGCGCTGCGTCGATGAGCGCAATCAGCCGGTCGCCGTGGGCGAGTCGGGCGAAATCGTCGTGCGCGGCTACAACGTCATGCAAGGCTATCTCGACAACCCCGAAGCCACCGCTCACGCCATCGACGCCGAAGGCTGGCTGCATACCGGCGACGTCGGCAATCTCGACGCGCGCGGCTATGTGCGCATCACCGATCGCCTCAAAGACATGTACATCAGCGGTGGTTTTAATGTGTACCCCGCCGAAATCGAACGCACGATGGCGGCTCACCCGGCCATTGCCCAGGTGGCGATTATTGGCATCCCCGACGAGCGTATGGGCGAAGTCGGCAAGGCCTGTGTGGTGCTGCGCGACGGTCACAGCCTGAATGAAACCGAGCTGACCGCCTGGTGTCGCGACAACATGGCCAACTACAAAGTGCCGCGCCGCTTTGCCTTCATGCCAGCACTGCCGCTCAACCCTTCCGGCAAGGTGATGAAGTTCAAGCTCCGCGACTAGGTGCGGAGTGCTGGCAGGTTCGCCAAAGTCCCCGCACAAACGCGGCGCGTCAGGTTCATGAATCCCGAAAGGGTATAATTTTGAACCTGACTCAATTTGTGAGACATCATGGACGAGCGCCCCTGCCAGTCGGGCGTTGCACTCAATCGTGAAACGCTTGCACAGATCACCGCCGAGGCACCGGCTGCCCAGGTGGCGTGGTCGATCAACACTCCCAGAGGCAAAATCTGGATCAAACGCACCGCCGGTCGCAGCGCCTGGATCAGCCACCTGCGCGCATGGCTGTTCATCCCGTTTGGCTGGCTGATGAGCCGTGGCCTATGTCGTGCTCCGGCGGTGGATACCGGCGACGACGGCATCGAAGCCGCGCGCCTGCGCATCTATCGCAGCAAGGGGCTGGCCGTACCTTGCGTGATCGCCAGCACGCCCAACGCCATCGCCCTGGAAGATGTTGGCGTTGCCCTGCGCAGTCACCTGAACGAAACCCCCGATGAGGATGCGCGCTGGGCGCTGATCTCCCAGGCCATGGATGAACTGATCGGTTTCCACGCGCGCGGGGAGTGGCACGGCGGCGCACAGCTCAAGAACATGACCATCGACGCCGACGGCCAGCTCCACCGCATCGACTTTGAAGAACCCTTTGGCGGGCGCATGGCCACGGCATTTTTGCAGGTGTATGACCTGGTGCTGTTTTTGACCAGTGCCGAGCGTTATCTGGATGCTGATCACCTCACCCGCCTGGCGCAGCGCTGGCTCGACTCGCGCGCCAAACCGCAAATCGAAGTGGCGTACCTGCGAGCGATGAATGTGATGCAAACCTTGCGCATGTTCCCGGTTCTGCGCATTGCCGCGCGCGAATATCGGCGACTCTCAAGCGCCACCACCGCAATGGACCGGGCCTGGCAACACATGAGCAGACTCGGGCAAATCACCCTGCACCGCCCGCGCATCGCCCTGCGCTGGAGAGCGGTGGCGCTGAGCCTGTGTCTGGTTCTGGTCTCGGATGAGTTGTTCGACTTTGTCACCGACTACGACGAACCACACGAGATCCAGCAGATCCACCCAACCGACCCCGCCGAGATCGACTTAACTGCCTAGTTCGCTTCTGCTGTAATCGGATGATTCCGCGCGTGCGGCAAACAGGCAGGCTAGTTTGACCCCTTAACCCCATCAAAACAGGAGAACCGCAGGATGAATCCATCACTGCACGGCAAGGTTGCACTGGTCACCGGCGCCTCGCGCGGGGCCGGCAAAGGCATTGCCACGGCGCTGGGCGCGCACGGTGCCACGGTTTACGTCACTGGCCGCACCTTGAATGAAGGCGACGCACCACTGCCCGGCACCATCGGCGCCACCGCAGCCGCCGTCACCGCTGCGGGCGGCACCGGCATTGCCGTGGCCTGCGATCACCGCAACGATGCCGAGGTCGCCGCGCTGTTTGAACGCATCGACCGCGAACAAGGCCATCTCGACATCCTCGTCAACAACGCCACGTTTTTGCATGACGAGCTGATCCATTCCGGCGGCTTCTGGGAAAAATCACCCGATCTGGTCAACATCCTCGATGTGGGGCTGCGCAGTGCCTACGTTGCCAGCTGGCACGCCGCACAGCGCATGGTCAAGCGCAACAACGGCCTGATCGTGTTCACCTCCAGCTTTGGCGCCAACTGCTACATGCACGGCGCCGCCTATGGCGCGCAAAAAGCCGGCGTGGACAAGTTTGCACGCGATATGGGCGTGGACTTCAGGCCGTACAACGTCGCCGCCGTATCGATCTGGATGGGCATGCTGCAAACCGACCGCACCCGCCGCGTGATGGACAGCGAGCCGGAAAAATACGCCGGATTCTGGGACATGGCCGAAACCCCAGAGTTTACCGGGCACATCATCGCCGCGATTTATAACGACCCGCAGCGCGCCGACAAAAACGGCCAGGTGCTGATTGGCGCCGAAGCTGCGCAAGGCTACGGCCTCACCGATGCCGGTCGCAGCATGCCCTCGCACCGCCCCATGCTCGGCGGCCCGCCGGAGCCGAGTCCGGCCATCGTCGTTTGATAAAATCGACCTATGATGCCGCTCGAAAACCCCCTCCTTATCGCCGCCGTCATCGGCGGCTTTTTTGTGCTCACGCTGATCGCTGCGGCGATCGCCGCGCGCTGGTTTGGCCCACGCCCGCCATCGCTGACGGACGCATTCACCGCACTGCGCGAAACCCTGCAAGAGCAGCAGCAGCGCCATGACCGCCTGCTGCGCGAAGAACTCGCGCAAGCGCGCACCGAAGCCCAGGCGCTGGCCGCATTGCAAAGGCAAGAGCTGGCCGCGCACATGGCGCCATTCCAACCACAATTTGCCGCCCAGCAGGAAAGCCTGCGCCGCGTGCTCGGGGAACGCCTCGAAGCACTCGCCAACGAACTGCGCGCGCAAAACCAGCACCTTGCCCAGCACCAGCAACAAGCCAATGAACACGCGCGCCAGAATCGTGAAGAACTCGCGCGCGCGCTGGCGCAATTTGGCGCGCAACAACTGCAACAAGCCACCGCCCTGCGCAGCACGCTGGACGAGGCGCTCAAAACCCTGCGCCAGGAAAACAGCGACAAGCTCGAACAAATGCGGCAGACCGTGGACGAAAAGCTCCATGCCACCCTGGAACAGCGCCTCGGCGATTCCTTCAAGCACGTCAGCGAGCGTCTGGAGCAAGTCCACAAAGGATTGGGCGAGATGCAAACGCTGGCCAGCGGCGTCGGCGATTTAAAGCGCGTGCTCACCAACGTCAAATCACGCGGCATTTTTGGCGAAACCCAACTCGCCGCCCTGCTCGAACAAATGCTGACGCCGGAGCAATACGCCACCAACATCATCACCAAACCCGACAGCAACGATCGCGTTGAATTTGCCCTGCGCCTGCCCGGACGTGAAAACAACGGCGACCCCGTATGGCTGCCGATCGACGCCAAATTCCCGCGCGAAGATTACGAGCGCCTGCTCGACGCCCAGGAGCAGGCCGACACGCAAGCCGCCAACGCCGCTGCCGCCGCACTGGAACGGCGCATCCGCGACGACGCCAAAACCATCGCCAGCAAATATCTGGCACCGCCGCACACCACCGACTTTGCGATTTTGTTTGTGCCCGTTGAAGGGCTGTATGCCGAAGTGCTGCGCCGCCCCGGCCTGCTGGAGGACGTACAGCGCCAGCACCGCGTCACCATCACCGGCCCGACCAACCTGCTGGCCTTTTTGAACAGCCTGCAAATGGGCTTTCGCACGCTGGCGCTGGAGCAACGCTCCAGCGAAGTCTGGCAAGTGCTCGGTGCCGTCAAAACCGAATTCGGCAAATTTGGCGATGTGCTCGACAAAGTGCGCAAAAAACTGGACGAAGCCAGCAATCAGATCGACGCCACCGGCGTGCGCACGCGCGCCATCAACCGCAAGCTGCGCGATGTTCAGGCGCTGCCCGCCAGCGATGCCGAGCAGCTCATCAACAGTGACGACGATGACTGACGGCGCACAAAACCCGATCAAAAAGCCTGGCGTGACCCGCCAAATGGCACCCTGAACCCGGCGCGCACTGTCACCGTTTCAAACTCGCCCGGCCCATGCTTGGCATCCAGGCTCATCCAGCGAAACTCGGTGAACACGCCGAAAGTATCCGGCACCCAGTGGTAGCCCAGCGTCAGCTCAGGCCCCTGCGCATCTTCCACATTCACATACCCCACCGAAGCACGCAGCCCGAACGTCCCGGCAATATCCTGCTCAAGCTGCACATGCACCCCAAAGCCATCCTGATGGTCACGGCTGCCAGCGGCACGATCCTTGAATTGCAGCGACACATATTCCGCCTTGAGCTGGGCAAAGCCCACTGCGCCAAACGCCGGAAAGCCCCAGCCCAACCCCGCGCGGTAATCGCCAAAATCGAGCTGATCGCGCACGCCAGCCGCCTTGCGCTCCACCGCAGCGTAAGACCCCTGCAGATCGCCAAAAAAACCCACCCGCTTGCCCCCGACAATGCGCAAGCCGCCACCCCAGCCATCCTGATCACGGGCGCCGGCCTGCCCATCGACCTGCGTCCACGCCCCATAAAAATCCACCCGCTGGAACGTATCGCCCGCCTGCGCAGGCATGGCTGCCGCCGCCAGCACCGCCGACACCCCCCACACCACTGGCCTGACTGTTTTCATCCTCGACTCTCCTGTACACATCGTCTATCAAAACCGCATCACCGCATTGTGCACAAACCGCGCCCATCACCAACACCATTTGACCGCGCGCGTGACAACATTCACACCAACAATTGAATCCTGCGCCCAACTTGCCTAAAATCCGCGCCCCCTGACCGCTTTCAAGGTGATGTAGCTCAGACGGTTAGAGCGAGGGATTCATAACCCCTAGGTCGGCAGTTCGATTCTGCCCATCACCACCAAAACAAGGCATCACACGATGCCAAGCAGAACTTAAAGCCCCGTTTTTACGGGGTTTTTTATTGCCTTTTTGCCTGCTGCCGTCGATCAGCGCCTATGGGCAGCTACCGTGTGACGCGGGTAACTTGTCGCTTATCCGTATCCAGTCCCAAAAGTTACAAAGCACGCACGCGATCAGCTCAACCCATCCTCTTTCGGATCATCTGCGGTTGCGCCCAGCCAAGCCACCAGTGACCTGAGCACTTTGCGCTGCGCCGCAGGCAATGTCAGCAGGGTTTCGATCATCTGCTGATCCTGTGCGCTCAAATGCCGGGATTCACTGCGCACCGCAGGTGCGTGGCTGAGATCAGCACTGCCGTACTGCAACTGCTGTGGCTCCACGCCCAGCACCTCAGCCAGCACCTTGAGCTTGTCCTGCTTGGGAATCGAGCGCCCACCCAGCCACGCGGCAACGCTCTGGATACTCACCGGCTGGCCGTAGTAATGCGTGTTGAACAGTTTTTCGAGCACGGCAGCGCGCGGCGCCAACCGCTGCGCGCGCATGGCTGCGCGTAACCGTTCGGCAAAAGCTGCTTTTTCATCTTTCATGAAAGCAAAGCTTGATCGGTGCCTGCGCACTTGATGAAAGCAGTGCTTTCGATTTAGCTAAGGTTATGCTTTCATTCGTACAACTTTGACTAAAGCTGTACTTTCATGCGAACTTCCAAGCACCCGCAACGCGGCAGTATCCTGATTTTGGGCGCGCTGGCGATCAGCATCGGCGTCATCATCCTGGCCTCCATCGACATCGGCTTTATGTACTGGGATAAGCGCGAATACCAAAAAGCCGCTGACCTCGCTGCCCTCGCAGGCGCTAAAACACTCGCCGAGCAAACCAACGCGGGAATCACCAACCCGGCCATCGCCTGCACAGCAGCCAATAGCACCGCGCAGGCCACTGCGCAAAGCAACCTGCACGGCAGACCGTTTGCATCTTTAACTGCGATCACCCCAGCCACCGCCGCAGGCGGCAACTGCGGCTTGTGGCTGCCGTTTGACAAGGTTGACAATCGCATCGCCAAGGCTCGTCCGAACTGCGTCTCAGGCAGTACCGATCCCCGCATCGCCAAGCCATTGGACAATGAGCGCAGCAACGCCGTGCGCGCGGTCATTCACGGCACGCGCAAGCATTGGCTGCTGCCCGGCGAAAGCACCCCGCTGACGGCTTGTGCGGTAGCGGCCACCACGCCCTCAGCACAAGCACAGCTCAAAATCCGCTCGACCCTGGCCACGGTCGAAGACGGCGCCGTCAATGCCCTGCTTGGCGCACTCACCGGCAGCAGTGCGGCGCTCAATGTGGGCGGCTGGCAAGGCGTTGCCAATGCCGATATCAATCTGCTCCCGTTTTTGGGCGACGTGCTCAACATCAACGTGGATGCCGACATCGGCACCTTTGAAGAACTCATCTCGACTGAAAAAATATCAGTCGGCGCGCTACTCGAAGCGGCAATTCGTGCTGTTGGCAGCGACACTCCGGCAGGCGGCACCCTCAGTGCGTTCCTCGGCGCCCTGCCGCTGGGGATTCCGAATCTCGCAATCCCCCTGGGTGCCCTGCTCAACCTGCAAACCGGCGCAGAAAAAGCCGGGCTGGATACCGCCATCAACGCCTTTGAACTGGTGCGCGCGGTAATTCAGGTGGCGAATAAAAAACATGCGCTGAGTGTGGATGGCGTCAACGTCGGCAACCTGGTGGGCGTCAAGGTCAGCGTGATTGAGCCTGCGCAAGTATCGGCCATTGGCAATCCGCGACTGATTGGCGCAAACCCCAAAACTGATAACCCGATTTATGTGCGTACCGGCCAAGTGCGCGCGCTGGCTTCGGTGAACTTAAAAGCACTTGCGGCAATTACAAACTTGGAAATTCCGCCAGTCATTCCGTTAGTAAGCGTCAAGTTATTAGATAAATCACTTGATCTCGGCCTCGAACTCGGCAGTGCCGAAGGCTGGGTTACCGATCACCAATGCCAGGACGGCGGCACAAAAAACCTTGGAGCAAAAGGACAAACCGCGCTGCTCAGAGTCACGCTGGGAACACTCAGCCAGGCAGACAAAGATCACTTCTTTGACAGCGGCAGCCCCTTTCCCAAAGCCAGGCCACTGAACCTTCTCAGCGCCAAAGCATTGCTTGGACTCATTCCGGTTACTGATTTAAAAATCGCTGCAAACCTCGCTCCCGGAGCCAACGATGAAAGACCAACGGCGCTTGCATATTCGGCTACGGAAGCCAGTTCTGGCGGACTCCCTGATCTTGATCAGGCCGATACCAGCCAGATGTATCAAAAGCTCGAAATGGAACGGCTTATTACGGCGCAAACTTTAGATATCGACACATCTGAGTTGAGCATCGCTGGACTGCCAATCTCCTTAGGCGACCTTCTCGACGGAATCGTCACCGGCCTGCTCGCGCCCGTGCTCAATCCCATCCTCAACACGCTTTTGGGCATCCTCGGCGTCAACCTCGCCAATGCCGAACTCGGCGCCAAGATGACCTGCGGCGACAGCGGGGCGATGCTCATCGACTGACGCAACGCGCGCTCAGTAAAAAACCGCCATTCCAGTGAACGCTGGAATCCACCCCAACCATCGCGGCGAGGGCGCCGCGCTTACAAGAGTCGATTGTTTTGCGTAGGAGGCACGCCCTCGTGCCGATGCGGCTCTTTCGCATTGCGGCAAGAGCACCGGCCCATCACTCCCGTCATTGCGGCGAACGCCGCAATCCAGAAAACCTTTCAGTGATCTACCCAAATCCACCACTGGATCCTTGCTTGCGCAAGGATGACGGCAGGTGGATTTTGCGCGCGCGCTTCATCGGCAACGGTGCGTGACCAGAACCACCGCGACGAGGGCGGCGCTCACACACCACTCAAAAACAGCTACGGCAGCGACCACGGTTCCGGGCGGTGCAGGTAATAGCCCTGGGCGTAGTCCACGCCGTATTCGGCGAGGCGCTGGAGGATGTCGGCGGTTTCAACGCATTCGGCCACGGTGGTGAGCCCGCGCATCTGGGCGATGCGGACGATGCTTTCCACGGTGGCGGCGTCAACGGCGTCGGTGAGGATGTTGCGCACAAAGCTGCCGTCGATCTTGATGATGTCCACGTCCAGGGTTTTGAGGTAGCTGAACGAGGACATGCCTACGCCAAAGTCGTCGAGGGCAACGCTGCACCCCAGTTTTTTGAGCGCGCGCACCAGCTCCACCGCGCGCGCGGTGTTGGCGATGGCGGCGGTTTCGGTGATTTCAAAGCAAACGTCGGTGGGTTGCACGTCAAAGCGTTCCAGGCTGCGTGCAACAAAGGCGGGCAGGCCGGGGTCGCCCAGCGTGGCGCCGGAGAGGTTGATGGCGCAGATCGGGCGCTCGCTGGCGCGGATCCGACCCAGATCACCGATGACCCGGGTGATGACGCGCCGATCCATTTGCGGCATCAGGCCATAGCGTTCGGCGGCGGCGACAAAATCCACGGGCGCCGCCCAGCCGCCGCTGTTGCGCACGCGCAGCAGGGCTTCAAAGTGGGGGCGTGGATCGCGGGTGTTGCCGATGGGGTCGATGCGCTGGCGAAACATGGCAAAGCGCCCGGCTTCGAGGGCATCGAGCACGCGCGCGCCCCAGGTGCGTTCGCCGCGCAGACGATCCACCTCGGCATCTTCAGGCCGGAAGATTTCGATACGATTGCGCCCCCGCCGCCGCGCCGCTTCACAGC
This region includes:
- a CDS encoding SDR family oxidoreductase, giving the protein MGRVQDKVAIITGAASGVGKEDALLLAREGARVVLTDVNEDAGRAVAQQIGDAALFIRHDIASEADWQAVISQTEAHFGGVDVLVNNAAILVQATIEDTSLELWQRIQKINSDGYFLGCKYGLEAMKKRPGGSIVNMSSMAGIGGVSSFCAYSASKAAVAGLTRSVAAHCRAQLYPIRCNSIHPDGIATPMVFNLHKERGASSSYVREKDPKQLQARFAQPADIANLVLFLASDESRFINGAELRIDNGYLMWAD
- a CDS encoding FadD3 family acyl-CoA ligase: MTHTVPAAFAESVAAHPNRTAVIGEDGVALSYAELDRLRLRAARALIALGIQKGDRIAIWAPNDVEWIIAGLAIHTVGAVLVPVNTRMKGAEAAYLLEKSKAKLLFSIGEFLGHYMPALLEGHRPATLQHIVVIGQARAEDLSWAAFLQKCETCDNDDALAMAAAVQPDDVMDILFTSGTTGHPKGVVTLHEQNLRTIRAWSKAVGLTGDDRYLIVNPFFHSFGYKVGWVGALIAGCTVLPHAVFDAKAILKRIEHDRVSVIPGPPTLFISILNDPNLASTNLSSLRATITGAAAIAPSLIERIRNELGFKVVLTGYGMTETCGVISLCDASDSAETIALTSGKAIAGIEMRCVDERNQPVAVGESGEIVVRGYNVMQGYLDNPEATAHAIDAEGWLHTGDVGNLDARGYVRITDRLKDMYISGGFNVYPAEIERTMAAHPAIAQVAIIGIPDERMGEVGKACVVLRDGHSLNETELTAWCRDNMANYKVPRRFAFMPALPLNPSGKVMKFKLRD
- a CDS encoding SDR family NAD(P)-dependent oxidoreductase, with amino-acid sequence MNPSLHGKVALVTGASRGAGKGIATALGAHGATVYVTGRTLNEGDAPLPGTIGATAAAVTAAGGTGIAVACDHRNDAEVAALFERIDREQGHLDILVNNATFLHDELIHSGGFWEKSPDLVNILDVGLRSAYVASWHAAQRMVKRNNGLIVFTSSFGANCYMHGAAYGAQKAGVDKFARDMGVDFRPYNVAAVSIWMGMLQTDRTRRVMDSEPEKYAGFWDMAETPEFTGHIIAAIYNDPQRADKNGQVLIGAEAAQGYGLTDAGRSMPSHRPMLGGPPEPSPAIVV
- the rmuC gene encoding DNA recombination protein RmuC, with translation MMPLENPLLIAAVIGGFFVLTLIAAAIAARWFGPRPPSLTDAFTALRETLQEQQQRHDRLLREELAQARTEAQALAALQRQELAAHMAPFQPQFAAQQESLRRVLGERLEALANELRAQNQHLAQHQQQANEHARQNREELARALAQFGAQQLQQATALRSTLDEALKTLRQENSDKLEQMRQTVDEKLHATLEQRLGDSFKHVSERLEQVHKGLGEMQTLASGVGDLKRVLTNVKSRGIFGETQLAALLEQMLTPEQYATNIITKPDSNDRVEFALRLPGRENNGDPVWLPIDAKFPREDYERLLDAQEQADTQAANAAAAALERRIRDDAKTIASKYLAPPHTTDFAILFVPVEGLYAEVLRRPGLLEDVQRQHRVTITGPTNLLAFLNSLQMGFRTLALEQRSSEVWQVLGAVKTEFGKFGDVLDKVRKKLDEASNQIDATGVRTRAINRKLRDVQALPASDAEQLINSDDDD
- a CDS encoding outer membrane beta-barrel protein, giving the protein MKTVRPVVWGVSAVLAAAAMPAQAGDTFQRVDFYGAWTQVDGQAGARDQDGWGGGLRIVGGKRVGFFGDLQGSYAAVERKAAGVRDQLDFGDYRAGLGWGFPAFGAVGFAQLKAEYVSLQFKDRAAGSRDHQDGFGVHVQLEQDIAGTFGLRASVGYVNVEDAQGPELTLGYHWVPDTFGVFTEFRWMSLDAKHGPGEFETVTVRAGFRVPFGGSRQAF
- a CDS encoding transcriptional regulator — translated: MKDEKAAFAERLRAAMRAQRLAPRAAVLEKLFNTHYYGQPVSIQSVAAWLGGRSIPKQDKLKVLAEVLGVEPQQLQYGSADLSHAPAVRSESRHLSAQDQQMIETLLTLPAAQRKVLRSLVAWLGATADDPKEDGLS
- a CDS encoding pilus assembly protein TadG-related protein, with protein sequence MRTSKHPQRGSILILGALAISIGVIILASIDIGFMYWDKREYQKAADLAALAGAKTLAEQTNAGITNPAIACTAANSTAQATAQSNLHGRPFASLTAITPATAAGGNCGLWLPFDKVDNRIAKARPNCVSGSTDPRIAKPLDNERSNAVRAVIHGTRKHWLLPGESTPLTACAVAATTPSAQAQLKIRSTLATVEDGAVNALLGALTGSSAALNVGGWQGVANADINLLPFLGDVLNINVDADIGTFEELISTEKISVGALLEAAIRAVGSDTPAGGTLSAFLGALPLGIPNLAIPLGALLNLQTGAEKAGLDTAINAFELVRAVIQVANKKHALSVDGVNVGNLVGVKVSVIEPAQVSAIGNPRLIGANPKTDNPIYVRTGQVRALASVNLKALAAITNLEIPPVIPLVSVKLLDKSLDLGLELGSAEGWVTDHQCQDGGTKNLGAKGQTALLRVTLGTLSQADKDHFFDSGSPFPKARPLNLLSAKALLGLIPVTDLKIAANLAPGANDERPTALAYSATEASSGGLPDLDQADTSQMYQKLEMERLITAQTLDIDTSELSIAGLPISLGDLLDGIVTGLLAPVLNPILNTLLGILGVNLANAELGAKMTCGDSGAMLID
- a CDS encoding bifunctional diguanylate cyclase/phosphodiesterase — protein: MTLAPEYLSADQAAALWQQWPQPLALCRAQDGRVCWVNAALIEHCGVPGSMLLGLELAQLQTQCPTLAGRVDALTLGTGHYRLWQAQPRGVQGEPAQDELTGLISRALFEQRLRARLMSRQTGALIRFEVDQLRLVNDAYGRAAGNDLLRALAALLQTLTGAPDLLARFNGDEFVIATDAADVERAWQLAERVRLQVLAQGFAWAGQRYGVTMSIGVAMFADANFEFAELLSAAWAGCEAARRRGRNRIEIFRPEDAEVDRLRGERTWGARVLDALEAGRFAMFRQRIDPIGNTRDPRPHFEALLRVRNSGGWAAPVDFVAAAERYGLMPQMDRRVITRVIGDLGRIRASERPICAINLSGATLGDPGLPAFVARSLERFDVQPTDVCFEITETAAIANTARAVELVRALKKLGCSVALDDFGVGMSSFSYLKTLDVDIIKIDGSFVRNILTDAVDAATVESIVRIAQMRGLTTVAECVETADILQRLAEYGVDYAQGYYLHRPEPWSLP